The Metabacillus schmidteae genome has a segment encoding these proteins:
- a CDS encoding SagB family peptide dehydrogenase, producing the protein MEGTRIKEIPDKLQQIKEQLLDVTDMDQVKVAHEIIDDTPYKTKNYMKYMHDEYYIQHNKEHIIKQSHKKIPLKVNSERFQNKMVSHLISNRHSLRDYENKKVDFETFSNIIHYSFGVKNYGLGAYNQKKYPFKYTNSQGGLNYLDLYIVVNNVEGLEQGLYYYDFINDELCLMDIGNMRPLINEINFQNEFTVYSNFICFIVADMERVVPKYYKRAYRFSHVDTGILAAYLQLIAEYHDLGSCSVAGYLEHKLEELLDLSSNDYPILSICFGYKPEEV; encoded by the coding sequence ATGGAAGGAACAAGAATAAAGGAAATTCCGGATAAACTGCAACAAATAAAAGAACAGCTACTAGATGTGACAGATATGGACCAAGTAAAGGTTGCCCATGAAATAATTGATGATACACCTTACAAAACGAAGAATTACATGAAATATATGCATGATGAGTATTACATCCAGCATAATAAAGAACATATTATTAAACAATCGCATAAAAAAATACCTCTTAAGGTGAATAGTGAACGATTTCAGAACAAAATGGTTTCACATCTAATTTCCAACAGACATTCACTGAGAGATTATGAAAACAAAAAAGTAGATTTTGAAACCTTCAGTAACATCATTCACTATAGCTTTGGTGTAAAGAACTATGGATTAGGTGCATATAATCAAAAGAAATATCCATTTAAGTATACTAACTCACAAGGCGGTCTTAACTATCTTGATTTGTACATAGTGGTCAATAATGTTGAAGGATTAGAGCAGGGCTTATATTACTACGATTTTATAAATGATGAACTTTGCTTAATGGACATTGGTAACATGAGGCCGCTTATTAACGAAATTAACTTTCAAAATGAATTTACAGTATACAGTAATTTTATCTGTTTCATCGTGGCAGATATGGAAAGAGTTGTTCCGAAGTATTATAAGAGAGCATACCGTTTTTCCCATGTTGATACAGGAATTCTAGCTGCCTATTTACAGCTAATTGCAGAATATCATGATTTGGGGTCCTGTTCTGTTGCCGGATATTTAGAACATAAATTAGAGGAGTTGCTTGACCTTTCAAGCAATGATTATCCTATTCTATCGATTTGTTTTGGATATAAGCCAGAGGAGGTTTAG
- a CDS encoding CPBP family intramembrane glutamic endopeptidase, which yields MITQKVILIDLSYYFKGKVHFPAFFLSLIIGIQEELLFRYYLFQDNDYSDLLLLFLGSICFGLIHISFSYYDVFSKAILSLICGVIFLLTNSILLSILFHGIYNYLTLKNKSSKSEVVTVAS from the coding sequence ATGATTACTCAAAAAGTCATACTTATAGATCTTTCCTACTATTTTAAAGGAAAAGTCCATTTTCCAGCATTCTTTCTATCCCTCATCATAGGGATACAAGAAGAGTTACTGTTTCGATATTATCTATTTCAAGACAATGATTATTCTGATCTTTTACTGCTTTTTTTGGGAAGCATTTGTTTTGGATTGATTCATATCTCTTTCTCCTACTATGATGTTTTTTCCAAAGCAATATTAAGTTTGATCTGTGGAGTGATATTTCTTTTGACAAATAGTATCCTCCTATCCATCCTCTTTCATGGAATTTATAATTATTTAACCTTAAAAAATAAATCATCAAAATCGGAGGTTGTTACTGTTGCAAGTTAA
- a CDS encoding ABC transporter ATP-binding protein codes for MQVNVNSLVKSYGDKTVLDGINLSLQNPGVYLIAGPNGSGKTTLLEILVGLRHYNDGQVTINDSRVDHINIRNYVGFLTQSNTLRKNCTVAEELNLIKDLFKLDIDTYDYLKEFKLQEYYHQKTKMLSGGTKRRVLIAMLFMPKYRIVVLDEPVSGLDTFSRDEIWNMIRDYSQDNIVIVSDHYLNQAAQYSDYVYLLNKGKVVLHGNTNELIEDFERGFVIKTRKHYLQELKQYINEGNSQLDLKVSGSVYNFFIKKEDYDTFHSVNSSAKFNMHPVNLEDIYFYHTGELMKETE; via the coding sequence TTGCAAGTTAACGTAAACTCCTTAGTCAAAAGCTACGGTGATAAAACAGTATTGGATGGCATTAACTTATCTTTACAAAATCCCGGGGTGTATTTAATTGCCGGACCAAATGGAAGTGGAAAAACGACCCTTCTCGAAATCCTTGTCGGGCTTCGACATTATAACGATGGGCAGGTGACAATTAACGACAGTAGAGTTGATCACATTAATATAAGAAACTATGTGGGATTTCTCACACAAAGTAATACTCTCCGCAAAAATTGTACCGTGGCAGAGGAATTAAATCTTATAAAAGACTTATTTAAGTTAGATATCGACACGTACGATTATTTGAAAGAGTTTAAACTGCAGGAATACTATCATCAAAAAACAAAAATGTTGTCCGGCGGAACAAAAAGAAGAGTACTAATTGCCATGTTATTCATGCCCAAGTATCGCATTGTTGTACTGGATGAACCTGTTTCAGGACTTGATACATTTAGTCGAGATGAAATATGGAATATGATTCGGGATTATTCACAAGACAATATTGTTATTGTTTCTGATCACTATTTAAATCAGGCTGCACAATATAGTGACTATGTATATCTATTGAATAAAGGAAAAGTCGTCCTTCACGGCAACACAAATGAGCTAATTGAAGATTTTGAACGGGGCTTCGTCATTAAAACAAGAAAACATTATTTACAAGAACTTAAGCAATACATAAATGAAGGAAATTCACAACTTGATTTAAAAGTTTCCGGTTCGGTCTATAACTTCTTTATAAAGAAAGAGGATTACGATACCTTTCATTCAGTAAATTCTTCCGCAAAATTCAACATGCATCCAGTAAATTTGGAAGATATTTATTTTTATCACACAGGAGAGTTAATGAAGGAAACGGAGTGA
- a CDS encoding ABC transporter permease yields the protein MRTQMAFYKVEMRALLREPVSIFFMIILPIILTIVFGGAFGREMTQYGENVLGIDTVVPVNIVFLLANAGLMGIPITILELKEQGVLKRYSTYPINIRSYFSALVLTFSTFSILSTFLFVTLSFVAYGASFYMNGIEILYFILLYLLIIYIFYAMGFLIALFIKSARTANLVSSGLFMALLFTSGIVLPLDSLPEYVQYAAKIFPMSHSIEVIQMLWISELSINESFGSLLYLFLLAAVLFIVLRSVKVRWDS from the coding sequence ATGAGGACTCAAATGGCCTTTTATAAAGTGGAAATGAGAGCATTACTGCGAGAACCTGTTTCAATTTTTTTCATGATTATTTTACCTATTATATTGACCATCGTCTTTGGCGGGGCTTTCGGAAGAGAGATGACTCAATATGGAGAAAATGTATTAGGAATTGATACAGTTGTTCCTGTCAATATTGTGTTCCTCCTTGCAAATGCCGGGTTAATGGGAATTCCGATAACCATTTTGGAACTAAAGGAGCAGGGAGTATTAAAAAGATACAGTACCTATCCGATCAATATTAGAAGTTATTTCTCTGCTTTAGTTCTCACCTTTTCAACTTTTAGTATTCTATCTACATTTCTTTTTGTTACATTGTCATTTGTCGCATACGGTGCATCTTTTTACATGAATGGCATTGAGATACTATATTTCATTCTTCTCTACTTATTGATCATTTATATTTTTTATGCAATGGGCTTTTTAATTGCGTTATTTATTAAATCTGCAAGAACAGCTAATTTAGTTTCTTCAGGTCTTTTTATGGCACTGCTATTCACTTCTGGAATTGTCCTACCATTGGATTCATTACCAGAATATGTACAATATGCAGCAAAAATATTTCCGATGTCACACAGTATAGAGGTTATTCAAATGCTTTGGATTAGTGAACTTTCAATTAATGAATCTTTTGGTAGCCTATTATACTTATTCTTACTGGCAGCCGTTCTATTTATCGTATTAAGGAGTGTGAAGGTTAGATGGGACTCGTAA
- a CDS encoding YcaO-like family protein — protein sequence MGLVNEKKRVKVTIQNKRKISEPPFLEYEDFTNYKEMSSYLGYFNLIKKLDIVMAPSSEIPLYIGNCEFMNINYFFNYLLRRTSMSVKLNESIFAGGKGFTLYKAICSSLGEAFERLMACLEYFEQKELIELGSYHDLQKKGMNAIHPHDIRNFSADQFMDENFLFEEFHEDTYTSWIKMEELNSGDIVYIPACLILMYYKPQTPEEKRIGYATSGGLTSHYLEHHGIGHGLMEIIERHEINLSWYCQVKPEEIIIDKIHNKQLERFKDYIKEKNIRFFRHNVDQQNFHVITAMSFDDDMTKYSFNTGGGISSDIEKAILASMEEYTQAVNNTRKIVYAPNWLTSKFSNGVLDVNEDDDPKHFKTFYQAVSYYGLKSNQHKLNWYVKGNQQRLLSDIKENQTNQNILDYVKKHHLNPYISRLLIGDRFKHIYISKVFMKEFTPAFIAGVPVLGHEKYDEYLAEGVDINNEILPFP from the coding sequence ATGGGACTCGTAAATGAAAAGAAAAGAGTAAAGGTCACTATTCAAAATAAACGAAAAATTTCAGAACCTCCTTTTCTTGAATATGAGGATTTCACCAATTATAAAGAGATGAGCAGCTACTTAGGATATTTTAATCTTATTAAAAAACTTGATATTGTCATGGCACCCTCTTCAGAAATTCCATTGTACATCGGAAATTGTGAATTCATGAATATCAACTATTTCTTTAATTATTTACTCAGACGAACAAGCATGAGTGTAAAGTTAAATGAATCTATCTTTGCCGGTGGAAAAGGGTTTACTTTATACAAAGCTATTTGTTCTTCCCTTGGAGAGGCATTTGAAAGACTTATGGCATGCCTTGAATATTTTGAACAAAAGGAACTCATTGAACTGGGATCTTATCATGACCTGCAGAAAAAAGGAATGAACGCCATTCATCCTCATGACATTAGGAATTTTTCAGCAGATCAATTTATGGATGAAAACTTTTTATTTGAAGAGTTCCATGAAGACACCTATACCAGCTGGATAAAGATGGAGGAATTAAATTCTGGAGATATCGTCTATATACCAGCTTGCCTTATTCTTATGTACTATAAACCCCAAACTCCAGAAGAAAAGAGAATAGGTTATGCTACTTCAGGTGGTCTTACATCCCATTACTTAGAGCACCATGGTATTGGGCACGGTCTGATGGAAATTATAGAACGGCATGAAATAAATCTATCTTGGTACTGCCAGGTAAAACCCGAAGAGATTATCATTGATAAAATTCATAATAAACAATTAGAGAGATTTAAAGATTATATTAAAGAAAAAAACATCCGTTTCTTTAGACACAATGTGGATCAGCAAAATTTTCATGTCATTACAGCCATGTCCTTTGACGATGATATGACCAAATACTCCTTTAATACTGGAGGGGGAATTTCATCAGACATTGAAAAAGCAATACTTGCTTCAATGGAAGAATATACACAAGCCGTTAATAATACGCGAAAGATCGTTTATGCTCCTAACTGGCTGACATCTAAATTTTCAAATGGAGTATTGGATGTTAATGAGGATGATGATCCTAAACATTTCAAGACATTCTATCAAGCAGTTTCATACTATGGACTTAAGAGTAATCAGCATAAGTTGAATTGGTATGTAAAAGGGAATCAACAGAGACTACTTTCTGATATAAAAGAGAATCAAACAAATCAAAACATTCTTGATTACGTAAAAAAGCACCACCTTAACCCTTATATCTCCAGACTACTGATAGGAGATCGTTTTAAACATATTTATATCTCCAAAGTATTTATGAAAGAATTTACCCCTGCATTTATCGCGGGCGTACCTGTCCTTGGCCATGAGAAATATGACGAATACTTAGCAGAAGGTGTAGACATTAATAATGAGATCCTGCCATTCCCTTAA
- a CDS encoding ABC transporter ATP-binding protein, with translation MEKKNLPKANHIGEFWALIKNSKPPVTIFCVAVVLSLLETGAGLIVPLFTKSLVDQLSQSALEVSVILLLAVAFIVQTISSGLSYYFMTYLGESIVASIRKRLWEHVLHSPIPYFDQHESGDTMSRITQDTNTIKTLITQHLITFITGLITIVGSVIILLFIDWKMTLIMLIAVPLSIAIIMPLGQKMYKVSQLTQDEMAGFSANLGRVLTDIRLVKAFVAEKTEQRRGNDLIHHLFQYGLKEAKILAVITPFMSFTMMLVLVLLIGYGGVQVASGALTAGSLVAIIIYMFQIVVPFSQMAGFFTAFQKAMGGAERVQYILSLNREPSEDNLIVQNPSQDIHFKDINFGYKKGTSILRNMILSIPTGKTTAFVGPSGSGKTTLFALLERFYIPTSGEILLGDTNIKDFNLKSWRSQFSYVSQESPLMSGTIRNNIIYGMEREVAEKEIEVAADLANALDFISRLPQKFDTEVGERGIKLSGGQRQRIAIARALIRDPKILLLDEATSNLDSASEHLVQHALKRLMRGRTTLVIAHRLSTVIDADQIIVLDGGNITGIGTHYELIEHHELYRKLAKQQLQNTNLEATPKIGSKT, from the coding sequence ATGGAGAAAAAGAATCTTCCTAAAGCGAATCATATTGGTGAATTTTGGGCCCTTATTAAAAATTCAAAACCACCTGTAACAATATTTTGTGTGGCCGTTGTTCTTAGCTTGCTTGAGACTGGGGCTGGGCTAATTGTTCCTCTATTTACAAAATCATTGGTAGATCAGCTTTCCCAATCAGCTTTAGAGGTGTCGGTTATTCTTTTATTGGCTGTTGCGTTTATTGTGCAAACAATATCATCAGGACTTTCCTATTATTTTATGACATATTTAGGAGAATCAATTGTTGCATCTATAAGAAAGCGACTTTGGGAACATGTTCTCCATTCACCAATACCTTATTTTGACCAACATGAGTCAGGAGATACGATGAGCCGGATAACCCAAGATACAAATACAATTAAAACGCTAATTACGCAACACTTAATTACTTTTATTACTGGACTAATCACTATTGTAGGTTCGGTCATCATTCTCCTTTTTATTGATTGGAAAATGACATTAATTATGCTCATTGCTGTTCCACTATCAATTGCGATTATTATGCCGCTGGGACAAAAGATGTATAAAGTTTCACAGCTAACACAAGATGAGATGGCAGGGTTTTCTGCAAATTTAGGAAGAGTTTTAACTGATATTCGACTTGTTAAGGCTTTTGTTGCAGAGAAAACAGAACAACGAAGAGGAAATGACCTTATACATCACTTATTCCAATATGGTTTAAAGGAAGCAAAAATTCTTGCTGTTATTACACCTTTCATGTCATTTACGATGATGCTCGTACTTGTTCTCCTAATTGGTTACGGCGGTGTTCAAGTAGCTTCCGGTGCTTTAACAGCAGGTTCTCTCGTAGCCATAATCATTTATATGTTTCAAATTGTAGTTCCTTTTAGCCAAATGGCAGGGTTTTTTACAGCTTTTCAGAAGGCAATGGGAGGAGCTGAACGAGTTCAATACATTCTATCTCTTAATAGAGAACCGAGTGAAGATAACCTTATTGTTCAAAACCCTTCTCAGGATATTCATTTTAAAGATATTAACTTTGGATATAAAAAAGGAACTTCTATCCTAAGAAATATGATATTGTCCATTCCTACTGGAAAGACCACCGCATTTGTCGGTCCAAGCGGGAGTGGTAAAACAACCTTATTTGCCTTACTAGAAAGATTTTATATTCCAACGTCAGGAGAAATCTTACTTGGTGATACAAATATAAAGGATTTCAACCTTAAGTCATGGCGTAGTCAATTTAGCTATGTATCTCAGGAGAGTCCGCTCATGTCAGGAACAATTCGGAATAATATTATATACGGTATGGAAAGAGAAGTTGCAGAGAAAGAAATAGAAGTAGCGGCAGATCTCGCCAATGCTTTAGATTTTATTTCTCGACTTCCACAGAAATTTGATACAGAGGTTGGCGAACGGGGGATAAAGCTATCAGGAGGACAAAGACAACGAATTGCGATTGCCCGTGCTTTAATACGTGATCCGAAAATTCTTTTATTAGATGAAGCAACTTCTAATTTAGATAGTGCTTCAGAACATCTTGTTCAACATGCACTTAAACGTTTAATGAGAGGTAGAACAACACTTGTTATCGCACACCGTTTATCAACTGTTATTGATGCAGATCAAATTATTGTTTTAGATGGTGGGAATATTACAGGTATCGGTACACATTATGAATTAATTGAACATCATGAATTATATAGAAAGCTTGCAAAACAACAGCTTCAGAATACAAATTTAGAAGCAACTCCAAAAATAGGATCAAAAACCTGA
- a CDS encoding MerR family transcriptional regulator, whose protein sequence is MGESYSIGEFSKKTATTIRTLHYYDELNLLKPSYVTDKGRRYYTNSDLITLQKILTLKFLGYSLEQIKEFFQEETWDLKETLFFQKSKMVQKKKQIENVIKALDHALHIIEDRKEIEPSIFISLISTIQMEHEQKEWLKNYIDGDLIETIYDVSESKQLEVEKKWVEISMDLKKLRNLDPDDQRVQDLIGEMMALVKELTGDDLAFVQEISEKEVEDDVWLFHSPFSAEEEEWIASALNAYLKRKGVDLQDGNGEKESS, encoded by the coding sequence ATGGGGGAGAGTTATTCAATTGGTGAATTTTCCAAGAAGACAGCAACAACCATTCGAACGTTGCATTATTATGATGAATTAAATTTATTAAAACCTTCATATGTGACAGATAAAGGCCGGCGTTATTACACCAATAGTGATCTTATTACATTACAAAAAATTCTTACATTAAAATTTTTAGGATATTCACTTGAGCAAATTAAGGAGTTTTTTCAAGAAGAAACTTGGGATTTAAAGGAGACTCTTTTCTTTCAGAAAAGTAAAATGGTTCAAAAGAAAAAACAAATTGAAAATGTGATTAAAGCTTTAGATCATGCCCTTCATATAATAGAAGATCGTAAGGAAATTGAGCCGTCTATCTTTATTTCCCTTATTAGTACGATTCAAATGGAACACGAACAAAAAGAGTGGTTAAAGAATTATATAGATGGCGATCTGATTGAAACTATATACGATGTTTCCGAAAGTAAGCAGTTGGAAGTAGAGAAAAAATGGGTGGAAATTTCAATGGATTTAAAAAAACTACGTAACCTTGATCCGGATGATCAGCGTGTTCAAGATCTCATTGGTGAAATGATGGCACTTGTAAAAGAGTTAACAGGTGATGATCTTGCGTTTGTTCAGGAAATTTCTGAAAAAGAAGTAGAGGATGATGTATGGCTATTCCATTCCCCTTTTTCAGCTGAAGAGGAGGAATGGATTGCGAGTGCCTTAAATGCTTACTTAAAAAGGAAAGGAGTAGATTTACAAGATGGAAATGGAGAAAAAGAATCTTCCTAA
- a CDS encoding L,D-transpeptidase family protein produces MGNTAEQPFKENDQANKKPVKWYKNWKLITTVIVLFIALILAFISYYQANHFNAHIKINGISVSHLTADETLNKLQTTVLTNEVYVGNELIVDGKDTKMVFTEDDLSEVKKLLKKQWTFFPSFIEKNYSLVPGKQDQYRNDILRNEFEQKLISMNKNLKAPKDAQAVLENGEVIITKSIDGTQYDVTNLLKEYDKQKYTHDIHLNSSFILPLKEDSEVVKKEEQKLKELLQHTVDYKVQDQVYSLKASNLIKNASVTKDLKVTIDPADLTKKITEINDSQSTLDKNFTFKTHSGKVISVKGQGYGWALDVEKETALVQDAFEKGEKSVSAANIYGNGWSNEGYGYETITNGGIGDTYAEVSIKEQRIWLYKDGKQVLTTNVVTGKHSTQEDTSPGVWYILYKRTPYTLTGSSAGNPNYSIKVDYWAPFTNSGQGFHDASWRTNWGSNAYLTAGSGGCVNVPPNVMKAVYDNLETYDPVVVY; encoded by the coding sequence ATGGGAAACACTGCAGAACAACCTTTTAAAGAAAATGATCAAGCAAATAAAAAACCAGTTAAGTGGTATAAAAATTGGAAATTGATCACAACGGTAATTGTCCTTTTTATTGCACTCATCTTGGCATTTATTAGCTATTATCAAGCAAATCACTTTAACGCGCATATAAAAATTAATGGTATAAGTGTTAGTCATTTAACTGCTGATGAGACACTGAATAAGTTGCAAACAACCGTTCTAACAAATGAAGTTTATGTTGGAAACGAATTAATCGTAGATGGAAAAGATACTAAGATGGTTTTTACAGAAGATGATTTATCAGAAGTTAAAAAGCTATTAAAAAAACAATGGACATTCTTCCCTTCTTTTATAGAAAAAAATTATTCATTAGTACCTGGCAAACAGGATCAATATCGTAACGACATCCTGCGAAATGAGTTTGAACAAAAACTTATCTCAATGAATAAAAATTTAAAGGCTCCTAAAGATGCACAAGCTGTACTTGAAAACGGAGAAGTTATTATTACAAAGAGTATTGATGGTACGCAATATGATGTTACTAATCTATTAAAAGAATATGATAAGCAGAAATATACTCATGATATTCACCTGAATTCTTCATTCATTCTTCCACTCAAGGAAGACAGTGAGGTTGTAAAAAAAGAAGAGCAAAAGCTAAAAGAGCTTCTACAGCATACTGTTGACTATAAGGTGCAGGATCAAGTTTATTCTTTAAAAGCCAGCAATCTCATTAAAAATGCCTCTGTCACAAAAGATTTAAAGGTTACGATTGATCCAGCAGATCTTACAAAGAAAATAACTGAAATTAATGACTCTCAATCCACATTGGACAAAAATTTTACCTTTAAAACCCATTCTGGTAAAGTGATTTCAGTGAAAGGACAAGGCTATGGATGGGCACTTGATGTTGAAAAAGAAACAGCACTTGTGCAAGATGCTTTTGAAAAAGGAGAAAAATCAGTATCTGCAGCTAATATTTATGGAAATGGTTGGAGCAATGAGGGATATGGCTATGAAACTATTACAAATGGCGGTATTGGTGATACCTATGCTGAAGTATCGATTAAAGAACAGCGTATTTGGCTTTATAAAGACGGAAAACAAGTACTAACAACAAATGTGGTTACCGGTAAGCACAGTACACAGGAAGATACATCTCCTGGAGTGTGGTATATCCTCTATAAAAGAACACCATACACCCTCACAGGAAGCTCTGCAGGTAATCCTAATTACTCTATAAAAGTAGATTATTGGGCACCTTTCACAAATAGTGGACAAGGCTTCCACGATGCCAGCTGGCGAACTAACTGGGGAAGCAATGCCTATTTAACAGCCGGTTCGGGTGGTTGTGTCAATGTCCCTCCTAATGTTATGAAGGCTGTTTATGATAATCTGGAAACATATGATCCAGTTGTTGTCTATTAG
- a CDS encoding TRAP transporter large permease has protein sequence MTMLVFIVSLIAAMAIGMPIAFSLLLSGVIMMFFLGDFDTQIISQNLFVGADSFSLMAIPFFILAGDLMNRGGLTLRIVRAATSLVGHIRGGLGYVSILAILLFASLVGSAVASTAALGAILIPMMTQAGYDRGRSTALIASGNIVSPIMPPSVPMIVFGVTAGVSVTDLFIAGIAPSIYIAVALCLVWAWVARKDKVKALPRSSFKEMAKACLDAVWAILMPVGILVGLRGGFFTPTEAGVIAVVYALVIGMFIYRDLKPKDIMESLISSAKTSSVIMLLAAAAMVSAWLMAVGNVPQEISSILSPLIDQPLLLLIVINIIIILVGMAMDVNPTILILTPVLMPVVEAAGINPVYFGLLFVLNNVIGLLTPPVGTVLNVAVGAGKISMERLIKAITPFLIVEVVILFLLILIPELVTVPMEFFSGE, from the coding sequence ATGACAATGCTCGTTTTTATAGTAAGTCTGATTGCTGCAATGGCTATAGGAATGCCGATTGCTTTTTCACTGCTATTAAGCGGTGTCATCATGATGTTTTTTCTAGGGGATTTTGATACGCAGATTATTTCACAAAATTTGTTTGTTGGAGCCGATAGTTTCTCTTTAATGGCGATCCCATTCTTTATTTTAGCCGGTGATTTAATGAACCGCGGCGGACTAACGTTACGGATTGTTCGTGCAGCCACATCACTTGTTGGTCATATTCGTGGCGGTCTAGGGTATGTATCGATTTTAGCTATTTTATTATTTGCAAGTTTAGTAGGTTCGGCTGTTGCATCAACTGCTGCATTAGGAGCTATCCTAATCCCAATGATGACACAGGCTGGATATGATCGTGGCCGGTCAACGGCATTAATCGCAAGCGGTAACATTGTGTCACCAATTATGCCTCCATCTGTTCCGATGATTGTCTTTGGTGTAACAGCAGGTGTATCCGTTACCGACTTGTTTATCGCGGGAATAGCCCCTTCAATTTATATCGCTGTTGCTCTATGTCTTGTTTGGGCATGGGTAGCTCGTAAGGATAAAGTTAAAGCATTACCACGTTCTAGTTTTAAAGAAATGGCAAAAGCATGTTTAGATGCTGTTTGGGCGATTTTAATGCCTGTTGGTATTTTAGTAGGTCTTAGAGGTGGATTTTTTACTCCTACTGAGGCTGGTGTAATTGCTGTTGTATACGCTTTAGTAATTGGGATGTTTATCTATCGTGACTTAAAACCAAAAGATATCATGGAGAGCTTAATTAGTTCTGCGAAAACATCAAGTGTCATTATGTTGTTAGCAGCAGCGGCAATGGTATCCGCATGGTTGATGGCAGTAGGGAATGTACCACAAGAAATTTCATCAATTTTAAGTCCTTTAATTGATCAACCGTTACTGCTTTTAATCGTCATTAATATTATTATTATTTTGGTCGGTATGGCTATGGACGTAAATCCAACCATCTTGATTTTAACACCAGTGTTAATGCCTGTTGTTGAAGCAGCAGGAATCAACCCGGTTTACTTTGGTCTATTGTTCGTATTAAACAATGTTATTGGACTTCTGACTCCACCGGTCGGAACCGTTTTAAACGTTGCAGTTGGTGCAGGTAAAATAAGCATGGAACGTTTAATTAAGGCGATAACTCCGTTCCTGATTGTAGAAGTCGTGATCTTATTCTTATTAATCCTTATTCCGGAATTAGTAACTGTTCCAATGGAGTTTTTCTCTGGTGAATAG
- a CDS encoding TRAP transporter small permease, with protein MSNFLDKLFKNVDYLLGIMMALMVGLVFLNVILRAGFNSGLVWSEELARYLFVFITFIGAIGAMRSNSHLGMDIVIRRLPHKGKIVAYYLNQSLILVVMGMLVQGTSKMVVQSVEARAAATGIPLSILYSIMIVTAVCIGINCIANIIKVIKDPSKIDELVTLHESEDDDIVEQVNSDKTNSTDKLGN; from the coding sequence ATGTCCAATTTTTTGGATAAGCTTTTCAAAAATGTAGATTATTTATTGGGAATCATGATGGCATTGATGGTTGGATTAGTATTTCTAAATGTCATTCTACGTGCCGGGTTTAATTCAGGTCTTGTGTGGTCAGAAGAACTTGCTCGTTATTTATTTGTTTTTATTACCTTTATCGGTGCCATTGGGGCAATGCGATCCAATTCTCACTTAGGAATGGATATTGTTATTCGACGCTTGCCGCATAAAGGAAAGATTGTTGCCTATTACTTAAATCAATCGTTAATTCTTGTTGTCATGGGAATGCTTGTTCAAGGAACATCTAAGATGGTTGTTCAGAGTGTGGAAGCAAGAGCAGCTGCAACTGGAATTCCATTATCTATTCTTTACAGTATTATGATTGTGACGGCTGTTTGTATTGGAATTAACTGTATTGCAAACATCATTAAGGTAATAAAAGATCCATCTAAAATTGATGAACTTGTTACACTGCATGAATCAGAAGATGATGATATTGTTGAACAGGTTAACAGCGATAAAACCAATTCCACAGATAAATTGGGCAACTAA